Proteins from a genomic interval of Pseudomonas asplenii:
- a CDS encoding ABC transporter permease subunit, with the protein MPSGRHVVIGIPFLWLFLFFMLPFFIVLKISFAEADVAIPPYTEIYTFVEQKLQLILNLGNYAMLGDDDLYLAAYLGSLKMAFISTLLCLLIGYPMAYAIASARKEVQTVLVLLIMMPTWTAILIRVYAWMGILSNNGLLNGFLMWTGLISEPLQILNTNLAVYIGVVYSYLPFMILPLYANLVKHDASLLEAASDLGSSTFNSFWKITVPLSKNGIIAGCMLVFIPVVGEFVIPELLGGPETLMIGKVLWQEFFNNRDWPVASALAVVMLAILIVPIILFNRSQAKEMEGRA; encoded by the coding sequence ATCCCTTCCGGCCGTCATGTGGTCATCGGGATTCCTTTTCTCTGGCTGTTTCTGTTCTTCATGCTGCCGTTCTTCATCGTCCTGAAGATCAGCTTCGCAGAAGCGGACGTGGCGATTCCGCCCTACACCGAGATCTATACCTTCGTCGAACAGAAGCTGCAGCTGATTCTGAACCTCGGCAACTATGCGATGCTGGGCGACGACGACCTGTACCTGGCAGCCTACCTGGGTTCGTTGAAGATGGCCTTCATCAGCACGCTGTTGTGCCTGCTGATCGGCTATCCGATGGCCTATGCCATCGCCAGTGCGCGCAAGGAAGTGCAGACCGTGCTGGTGCTTCTGATCATGATGCCGACCTGGACCGCGATCCTGATCCGCGTCTATGCCTGGATGGGCATCCTCAGCAACAACGGGCTGCTCAATGGCTTCCTGATGTGGACCGGGCTGATCAGCGAACCGCTGCAGATCCTCAACACCAACCTGGCGGTGTACATCGGCGTGGTCTATTCGTACCTGCCGTTCATGATCCTGCCGCTCTACGCCAACCTGGTGAAGCACGATGCCAGCTTGCTGGAGGCCGCCTCGGACCTGGGGTCGAGCACCTTCAACAGCTTCTGGAAGATCACTGTACCGCTGTCGAAGAACGGCATCATCGCCGGCTGCATGCTGGTGTTCATCCCGGTGGTCGGCGAATTCGTGATCCCCGAGCTGCTCGGCGGTCCGGAAACCCTGATGATCGGCAAGGTGCTGTGGCAAGAGTTCTTCAACAACCGTGACTGGCCGGTGGCTTCCGCCCTTGCCGTGGTGATGCTGGCGATCCTGATCGTGCCGATCATCCTGTTCAACCGCAGTCAGGCCAAGGAAATGGAGGGCAGGGCATGA